The region CGCGCTTCCTGCGCAGCGCGGTGCGGTACGCGCCAACCTGACCCGCTTTCTGGAACTCGCCCTCGAGGTGGACAGCGGCCGTTATCCCAGCCTGGTCCACTTTCTGTCCCGGCTGCGCAGCCTGCGCGGGGTGAACCAGGAGGCCCCGGACACGCCACCGGCCAGCACCGGCGAACCCCGCGTGCGCATCATGACCATCCACGCCGCCAAGGGGCTGGAAGCCCCGGTGGTGTTCCTGGCCAACGCCGACGGCATCCTGCGCGAACGCGCCACCTGGGACGCCACCGTGGAGTGGCCGGCCGACCAGGAGCGTCCCCGACTCATGCTGCTGATTCCCGGCAGCAGCCGGCGTGACGACTGCACCCGAGCCATCCTCGAACAGGTCCGCAGCCAGGCGGAGCGCGAAACAGCGAACCTGCTGTATGTCGCGGTTACCCGTGCGCGGCAGTACCTGTACCTCTCCGCCGCCGGCGATCCGGACAAGATGCGCTGGTACGAGTGGCTGCGCGAGGCGATGACGCAGGCTGGCGCCGTACAGGTCGACGACACCCTGTGCCTGCGCCGGGGCGAGCCCCTGCCCGCCCCCGCTGGCGGCGAACCGGCGCTGGCCGAGGAGATCGATGTGCCCGCGGCACTCGGCCGGCCGCTCGTTTCCACAGAAACCGAGCAGGCGCTCAGCCCCAGCCAGGTTGCGGCTATCGGACACACCGGCACGGAACAGGACGAGGACGGCCTGCTGCGCGGCCAGGTAATACATCGCATGCTGGAATTGCTCGCCACGGACCCGTCCCTGAACGATGCGGCCCTGGCAGCCCGCATGGCTGCTGAATTCGAAAGCCCCGCCGACGAAAACGCCATGGCGGTATGGAGCGCAGAAACCCGCGCGGTCATCGCAGACCCCGCGCTGGCGGAAGTCTTCGCCCCCGATGCGCAGGTACGCGTCTACAACGAGGTACCGATCCTGTCTCGACAGGATAAGCGTCTGGTCCGCGGCGTCATCGACCGCCTGCTGGTATGGCCCGAGCACTGCCTGATCGTCGACTACAAAACCCATCGCATACCATCGGGCGGCGAGTTCGATACACTGGCCGCCGGATACCGCCAGCAGCTGATGCATTATCGGGCCGCCGTGGAGCGGCTGTATCCAGGACGTCGTATCGACACCGCCCTGCTGTTCACCCACAGCCGACGCCTGTATCCCATTACTTGAATCCGAATCCGTCGCCCCTATATTGGCGGATATCGACGCCCTTCCCCGGGCGACAACGCCCATTCAGCAACAGGCATGAGAGTCCATGAGCGAATCGCCTTATATCTTTACCATTACCGAGGAAAACTTCGCCGAGGTCGTGCTGGAAGGCTCGATGAAGGTCCCCGTCCTGGTCGACTTCTGGGCGGCCT is a window of Gammaproteobacteria bacterium DNA encoding:
- a CDS encoding 3'-5' exonuclease, with product MIDSRTPVRAGDASRAMNYGDVIILVPNRTHSEEIEHALRRVSIPYLGAERGTLLESLEIEDLIALLNTLLTPFDDLAVAQVLRSPLFAASDEDLMLIARTIGRGWLAKLQRAAELPDAPPALSRAASLLERWRQLAGTLPIHDLLDRIFHEGDVVRRYEAAALPAQRGAVRANLTRFLELALEVDSGRYPSLVHFLSRLRSLRGVNQEAPDTPPASTGEPRVRIMTIHAAKGLEAPVVFLANADGILRERATWDATVEWPADQERPRLMLLIPGSSRRDDCTRAILEQVRSQAERETANLLYVAVTRARQYLYLSAAGDPDKMRWYEWLREAMTQAGAVQVDDTLCLRRGEPLPAPAGGEPALAEEIDVPAALGRPLVSTETEQALSPSQVAAIGHTGTEQDEDGLLRGQVIHRMLELLATDPSLNDAALAARMAAEFESPADENAMAVWSAETRAVIADPALAEVFAPDAQVRVYNEVPILSRQDKRLVRGVIDRLLVWPEHCLIVDYKTHRIPSGGEFDTLAAGYRQQLMHYRAAVERLYPGRRIDTALLFTHSRRLYPIT